Below is a genomic region from Methanococcus vannielii SB.
TATATTGTACTAAATAGAAAAATATAAGTGTAATTTACTTTTAACAAACGCCAGATAGCAATATGTCATTTTATCACACTGTTAATAATATGCATTTTAGCTGTTTAAGATAGTATTTAGGGAAGGGAAACACGGTGTTATCTAAATGAATATATATTAAAAATTTGAGATTAATAATTCGGGGGTCTTGTTAATCTTACTTTTAAAATTTTGCCTTTAAAATCACACTTTTTTACTTTTAAAATTTTTTACTTTTAATAACCGTTTAATATATTTTTAAGGTACTTTTAAGATATTTTTTAACAACGTAATTTTTGCAGTAGATAAGTAGATATATTAGTTTGTAATAGTGATATTGTTGGCGATGGATTGAATGTAAAATCCTTTTGGTCGGATATTAGTCAAAGCCCAAATTTTCTCCATGTCGTTATGAGTTCGGGGGTTTGACGTTTGCCCTTAAGAATCATAATTTGGAGTATGTTACTCTTTTTAAACAATTATGATTTTTTTGAAAAGGCCAGGCGAAACAGGTGTTTCGTGGGTTTTGCAAAATGTATCATACAAAAATCACGGGTTTGGTGATGGTTTTTACTTAACCTTGAATTTGTAAGGTTTTGCAAAATTATTAGAGTTTATATTCAAGCTCATTTTCTCAATGCAAATTTAAACAATAATTCTAAGAGGAATAAATTATGGACAGTTTTAGAAATTTAGGCTTATCTGAGGATATAATCAACGCTTTGGAGAAAAAAGGTTTTACTGAACCTACTCCTATTCAAGAAAAAGCAATTCCAATATTAATAAAAGGTGAAATGGATATTGTAGGTCAGGCACAAACCGGTACTGGAAAAACCGCCGCTTTTGGACTTCCAATTATCGAAACAATTGATACTAACTCTAGAAATACCCAAGCACTTATTTTGACACCTACAAGGGAATTAGCAATACAGGTTGCAGAAGAAATCGATTCTTTAAAGGGTTCAAGAAGATTAAATATATTCCCAGTTTATGGCGGTCAATCAATTGACAGGCAAATAAAAGAGTTAAAAAGGGGAGTTCAGATAGTTGTAGGAACCCCTGGAAGAATACTCGACCACATTTCAAGAAGAACAATAAAGCTTGAAAATGTTTCATACGTTGTTTTAGACGAAGCTGATGAAATGCTAAACATGGGTTTTATTGACGACGTTGAAGAAATTCTAAAATCCGTAAATACTGAAAAAAGAATGCTCTTATTTTCTGCAACACTTCCAGACAGCATTATGAAGCTTGCTGAAAACTACATGAGGGACTACGAAACAATTAAAGTTAAAAAGCAACAACTTACAACAAATTTAACTGATCAATCATTCTACGAAATTTCTCCAAGAGATAAATTTGAATTACTTTCAAGAATAATGGATACTGAAAAAGAGTTTTACGGTTTAATATTCTGTAAAACAAAAGCAGATGTAGATGACCTTTCAGCAAGATTAGTTGAAAGGGGCTACCCTGCAGAAGGTCTTCACGGTGACATGACCCAAGCACAAAGGGAAAAAACACTTGATAAATTTAAAAGAAGAAGAACAACAGTACTTGTAGCAACAGACGTTGCAGCAAGAGGAATTGATATTAACGAATTAACACACGTTGTAAATTATGATCTCCCGCAAAACCCTGAATCTTACGTTCACAGAATTGGGAGAACTGGAAGAGCTGGAAAACAAGGATATGCAATTACATTTGTAGAACCTTCAGAATTTAGAAAATTCAAATACATCTTAAAAATTGCAAAAACGGAAATTAGAAGAGAAGAAGTCCCAGATATAAAAGATGTTATCGGAGCTAAAAGGAGAAAAATAAAAACCGATATCAAAACCCTAATGGAATCTGGGAAATTCGGCGAATATGAAAAAATGGCTGAAGAATTATTGGAAGAGGGCGAAGCAAAGGATATAATTGCAGCGATTTTAAAACATGCATTTAAAGATGAATTTTTGGCTGAAAACTACAAAAAAATTGGAAAAAGTTCAAGTCAATCAAGTCAAAGGTCTGATTCCCAAAGTAACCGGAAAAGACAATCATTTGACGGGGAAAACATAAGACTCTTTGTTGCATTAGGAAAACTCGATAAAATGAATCCTAAAAAACTTGTAGAGTACATTTCTAAAAAGTCAGAAGTTAAAGGAAGAGATATTGACGAAGTAAAAGTCTTTGAAAAATTCTCATTTGTAACCGTTTCTTCTGAAAATG
It encodes:
- a CDS encoding DEAD/DEAH box helicase, giving the protein MDSFRNLGLSEDIINALEKKGFTEPTPIQEKAIPILIKGEMDIVGQAQTGTGKTAAFGLPIIETIDTNSRNTQALILTPTRELAIQVAEEIDSLKGSRRLNIFPVYGGQSIDRQIKELKRGVQIVVGTPGRILDHISRRTIKLENVSYVVLDEADEMLNMGFIDDVEEILKSVNTEKRMLLFSATLPDSIMKLAENYMRDYETIKVKKQQLTTNLTDQSFYEISPRDKFELLSRIMDTEKEFYGLIFCKTKADVDDLSARLVERGYPAEGLHGDMTQAQREKTLDKFKRRRTTVLVATDVAARGIDINELTHVVNYDLPQNPESYVHRIGRTGRAGKQGYAITFVEPSEFRKFKYILKIAKTEIRREEVPDIKDVIGAKRRKIKTDIKTLMESGKFGEYEKMAEELLEEGEAKDIIAAILKHAFKDEFLAENYKKIGKSSSQSSQRSDSQSNRKRQSFDGENIRLFVALGKLDKMNPKKLVEYISKKSEVKGRDIDEVKVFEKFSFVTVSSENAETIIDSFKNEKRGRRAIIEVASAN